A region of the Paenibacillus sp. J23TS9 genome:
GTAAATAATCATGCATGTTAACATTCAGCGGTCGATAGCTATCATAAAAAAAGGATGGGCAAAGCAAATATCATTTGCCTTATCCATCCTTCTTTATGTTTCTATTCAACAATGCAAATCTTATTAACCGATAATTTCAGCGGTATCTCCGGTTTTGACTCCGGCCGCATTGCCCTCATCCGTATCGATATGCATGTCCAGCGCAAAGGAATCCGACACACGCGCGATGACGTTTTCAAAAACGACACCGCGTTCTCCGCCAACACGCACTTTCAGCATTTGCTGATCGGCAATTCCCCATTTTTCTGCATCAGAGGTATGAAAATGGATATGGCGTGCAGCAACGATAACGCCTTGCTCCAGTTCAATTTCGCCCTTCGGACCTTTAATTTTGGCTCCTGGTGTTCCCTCAATATTACCGGATTCACGAACAGGTGCTTTAACACCAATTGCGAAAGAATCCGTACGGGAAATCTCCACTTGACTTGCTTTGCGGGCTGGGCCCAGAATTCTCACCTTATCGAATTGACCCTTCGATCCAATCACCGCAACGGTTTCATTGGCGGCAAATTGGCCTGGCTGGGACAGAGGTTTAAACTCAGTCAATTGATAGCCTTCTCCAAACAAAGCCTCAATATGTTCTTGGGTAAGATGAATATGTCTTGCGGATACTCCTACAGGTACAGTTTTACTCACGTGGATCACTCCTTATTTTTTCTCTATGATCTGTACGCCAGACTCATTATACATCCTTTTACCCCAAAATAAAAAGGCGCTACCGCAATTGCGGGCACCTTTTCAGCCATTATTTGA
Encoded here:
- the pduL gene encoding phosphate propanoyltransferase; protein product: MSKTVPVGVSARHIHLTQEHIEALFGEGYQLTEFKPLSQPGQFAANETVAVIGSKGQFDKVRILGPARKASQVEISRTDSFAIGVKAPVRESGNIEGTPGAKIKGPKGEIELEQGVIVAARHIHFHTSDAEKWGIADQQMLKVRVGGERGVVFENVIARVSDSFALDMHIDTDEGNAAGVKTGDTAEIIG